A genomic region of Melanotaenia boesemani isolate fMelBoe1 chromosome 13, fMelBoe1.pri, whole genome shotgun sequence contains the following coding sequences:
- the ctnnbip1 gene encoding beta-catenin-interacting protein 1 → MNREEAPGKSPEDMYIQQKVRVLLMLKKMGSNLTPSEEAFLRNYAGVVHSQMSQLPQHNIDQGAEDVVMAFSRSETEDRRQ, encoded by the exons ATGAACCGCGAGGAGGCGCCAGGGAAGTCTCCTGAAGACATGTACATCCAACAGAAAGTGCGGGTCCTGCTCATGCTTAAAAAAATGGGATCAAAT CTTACACCAAGTGAAGAGGCTTTCCTCCGGAATTACGCAGGTGTGGTCCACAGTCAGATGAGCCAGCTACCACAGCATAACATAGACCAGG GTGCAGAGGATGTGGTGATGGCATTCTCAAGGTCAGAGACGGAGGATCGGCGACAGTGA